Proteins co-encoded in one Helicobacter sp. 11S03491-1 genomic window:
- the lpoB gene encoding penicillin-binding protein activator LpoB, which produces MNSKLIMMIILGIFVLSGCANNVKYIDSKNSKEYTSTSLDLHDIQTAATQSVQSLLQSQYVKNLATEKKPKVLAISDVVNDTMQNFSTEELTRKITRDMRNSGKFILTMAISGSGGSTDKMIQQARETRNNSEFNQYSVQEKGTLIAPELSLSGKIIQKNTKIGSKQRIDYYFLLSLTDIKTGLVVWDDEVNIIKLGKNKSVAW; this is translated from the coding sequence ATGAATTCTAAGTTAATAATGATGATTATTTTGGGAATTTTCGTTCTATCAGGATGTGCTAATAACGTCAAATATATTGACTCAAAAAATTCCAAAGAATACACAAGCACTTCTTTAGATCTTCATGATATTCAAACAGCTGCAACTCAAAGTGTGCAATCCTTACTTCAAAGTCAGTATGTCAAAAATCTTGCCACAGAGAAAAAACCAAAAGTTTTAGCTATTTCTGATGTTGTCAATGACACTATGCAAAACTTCAGCACAGAGGAATTGACACGAAAGATAACTCGTGATATGAGAAATAGTGGGAAGTTTATTCTGACTATGGCAATTTCCGGAAGTGGAGGAAGCACAGATAAAATGATACAACAAGCTAGAGAAACTAGAAACAATAGTGAGTTTAATCAATACAGCGTCCAAGAAAAAGGCACTTTGATAGCTCCTGAGCTTTCTTTGTCCGGAAAAATTATCCAAAAAAATACTAAAATTGGCTCTAAGCAACGTATAGATTATTATTTTCTCCTTTCTCTCACAGATATTAAAACAGGGCTTGTGGTTTGGGATGATGAAGTCAATATCATCAAATTAGGCAAAAACAAATCAGTAGCTTGGTAG
- a CDS encoding GntR family transcriptional regulator, with amino-acid sequence MSQNTTNSGKQVYQYIIESIKNATMPPGFRIKENDLVKNTGLSRTPIREAISILINEGLITNDQKRGLIITELDQSMIAQLYEMREVLEGAAARLAAQHASDVEIGILENILTKQSQLNTLEEIIKNNKIFHNTLYQCAHNKFLLKTIQEIENSLLLLGTTTLSYPDRQLQSHQEHLQILNALKNRDSKKAKEFAQIHIKEAYKIRLNRFLIERIDF; translated from the coding sequence ATGAGCCAAAATACTACCAATTCCGGAAAACAGGTTTATCAATACATCATTGAATCTATCAAAAATGCAACCATGCCTCCCGGTTTTCGTATTAAAGAAAATGATTTGGTCAAAAATACAGGATTAAGCAGGACCCCCATAAGAGAAGCAATCAGCATATTAATCAATGAAGGGCTTATCACCAACGATCAAAAAAGAGGACTTATCATTACTGAACTTGATCAAAGCATGATTGCCCAACTCTATGAAATGCGTGAAGTCCTGGAGGGAGCTGCTGCAAGGTTAGCTGCTCAACATGCTTCTGATGTAGAAATTGGTATTTTAGAAAATATCCTTACAAAACAATCTCAACTCAATACTTTAGAAGAGATTATCAAAAATAACAAAATTTTTCATAACACACTTTATCAATGTGCTCACAATAAATTTCTTTTAAAAACGATTCAGGAAATAGAAAATTCTCTATTACTGCTAGGGACAACAACGCTTAGCTATCCGGATAGACAACTTCAATCCCATCAAGAACATCTCCAAATACTCAATGCACTCAAAAATAGAGACTCAAAAAAGGCTAAAGAATTTGCACAAATCCACATCAAAGAAGCCTATAAAATACGCCTAAATAGATTTTTAATCGAAAGAATTGATTTTTAA
- a CDS encoding MFS transporter gives MSKFQSKAIKDAKAIFQVSSGNFLEMYDFAVYGFYASFIAQVFFPSHSDFASIMMSFMAFGVGFLMRPIGAIVLGSYMDKHGRRKGLLITLGLMAIGTLSIAASPGYEQIGIFAPILIVFGRLLQGFSAGAEIGGASVYLAEIAPKNKRGFYVSWQSASQQVATLVAGIFGVVLHYYLGDLVVSLWGWRIPFIFGCLVVPFLFIIRRTLDETPEFKARAHQAPKKFVAMLKNMIENWQVVILGSLFVMMTTVTFYFITAYTPTFANKILHLSRLDSFIVTAIVGLSNLFWLPIMGALSDKIGRKPILVAITILNFVSAYPIMYFLVHHVSFGNLVLVELWFSFIFGSYNGAMVVGLSEVMPPQVRALGFSLSYSIAVAIFGGFTPAISTYLIHITNNNAMPGIWLSVAALCSLFATLVLFKKGGIHQSRA, from the coding sequence ATGAGTAAGTTTCAAAGCAAAGCTATCAAAGATGCAAAAGCAATTTTTCAAGTTTCAAGTGGCAATTTTTTGGAAATGTATGATTTTGCTGTTTATGGGTTTTATGCAAGTTTTATTGCTCAAGTATTTTTTCCCTCACATAGTGATTTTGCCTCCATTATGATGAGTTTCATGGCTTTTGGGGTAGGGTTTTTGATGCGTCCTATTGGTGCGATTGTTCTTGGGAGTTATATGGATAAGCATGGTCGCAGAAAAGGACTTTTAATTACACTTGGATTGATGGCAATTGGGACATTGAGTATTGCTGCATCTCCCGGATACGAACAAATTGGCATTTTTGCTCCTATTCTTATTGTATTTGGAAGACTTTTGCAAGGATTTAGCGCAGGCGCTGAGATTGGGGGAGCTAGCGTATATCTTGCAGAAATAGCGCCTAAAAATAAAAGAGGTTTTTATGTTTCTTGGCAAAGTGCTTCTCAGCAAGTTGCAACACTTGTGGCAGGTATTTTTGGAGTTGTTTTGCATTATTATTTAGGTGATTTAGTAGTCAGTTTATGGGGTTGGAGAATTCCTTTTATCTTTGGTTGTTTGGTTGTTCCTTTTTTATTTATTATCAGACGCACATTAGATGAAACACCTGAATTTAAGGCAAGAGCACATCAAGCTCCCAAAAAATTTGTAGCTATGCTTAAAAATATGATTGAAAATTGGCAAGTGGTAATTTTGGGAAGTTTATTTGTAATGATGACAACAGTTACTTTTTATTTTATCACCGCTTATACACCTACTTTTGCCAATAAGATATTACATCTTTCCAGGTTGGATAGTTTTATTGTAACCGCTATTGTAGGCTTAAGCAATCTTTTTTGGCTTCCTATTATGGGGGCTTTAAGTGATAAAATTGGACGTAAGCCTATATTGGTTGCAATTACAATATTAAATTTTGTGAGTGCCTATCCAATAATGTATTTTTTGGTTCACCATGTTAGTTTTGGCAATCTTGTGCTTGTAGAATTGTGGTTTAGTTTTATTTTTGGAAGTTACAATGGAGCAATGGTTGTAGGTCTTTCTGAAGTTATGCCTCCACAGGTAAGGGCATTAGGTTTTTCACTTTCTTATTCAATAGCTGTAGCTATTTTTGGAGGTTTTACCCCTGCAATTTCCACTTATCTTATCCATATTACAAACAATAATGCTATGCCGGGAATTTGGCTAAGTGTTGCAGCTTTGTGTAGCTTGTTCGCAACTTTGGTTTTATTTAAAAAAGGAGGGATACATCAAAGTAGAGCATAA
- the tcuA gene encoding FAD-dependent tricarballylate dehydrogenase TcuA: protein MEDFSCDVLIIGGGNAALCAALCARENHQNVIVLETSPKDWRGGNSQHTRNLRSMHIQPTDVLSDSYSEDEFWEDVWRVSGGETNEEYARFVISQTPQIIQWAKSHGVRFQPSLGGTLQLGRTNAFFLGGGKALLNAYYKRAEQLGIKIFYEHEAIDLHIQEDECKYILVKDKIVNKVSQWRAKTYIVASGGFESNLDWLKEAWGQKADNFLIRGTKYNQGLMLKALIKEGAKILGSPTQGHMVAIDARAPKYDGGIVSRVDCVSLGIVVNKNAKRFYDEGEDFWPKRYAIWGRLVANQPEEIAYSITDSKVLDKYMPSLFPPIIAESISDLAKKLKLDEIILKQTLNDYNQKVVAGNFNHTILDDCKTKGLEIEKTHWAQKIDTPPFYCYPLRPGITFTYLGVGVTKQAEVIKQNGEVCKNLFAAGEIMAGNILSKGYVAGFGMSIGSVFGRIAGISAANFNTKRGW from the coding sequence ATGGAGGATTTTAGTTGCGATGTTTTGATAATAGGTGGGGGAAATGCTGCGCTTTGTGCTGCGCTTTGCGCAAGAGAAAATCATCAAAATGTGATTGTATTGGAGACTTCTCCAAAAGATTGGCGAGGGGGAAATTCTCAACATACCAGAAATCTTCGCTCAATGCATATTCAGCCTACAGATGTTTTGAGTGATAGTTATAGCGAGGATGAATTTTGGGAAGATGTTTGGCGTGTGAGTGGTGGAGAAACCAATGAAGAATATGCTCGTTTTGTAATTTCTCAAACTCCTCAAATTATTCAATGGGCAAAATCTCATGGTGTACGATTTCAACCTAGTCTTGGAGGGACTTTGCAGCTTGGAAGGACAAATGCTTTTTTCTTAGGTGGCGGGAAAGCATTATTAAATGCTTATTACAAAAGAGCAGAACAATTAGGTATTAAAATTTTTTATGAACATGAAGCCATAGATTTACATATTCAAGAAGATGAATGCAAATATATTTTAGTTAAAGACAAAATAGTTAATAAAGTCAGCCAATGGAGGGCAAAAACTTATATTGTGGCTTCCGGTGGATTTGAATCTAATCTTGATTGGCTCAAAGAGGCTTGGGGGCAAAAGGCAGATAATTTTCTCATCAGAGGCACTAAATATAATCAAGGGCTTATGCTGAAGGCTTTGATTAAAGAAGGGGCTAAAATTTTAGGAAGCCCTACACAAGGGCATATGGTTGCTATTGATGCGAGAGCCCCCAAATATGATGGAGGGATAGTATCTAGGGTAGATTGTGTGTCTTTGGGTATTGTTGTCAATAAAAATGCAAAAAGATTTTATGATGAAGGTGAGGATTTTTGGCCCAAAAGATATGCGATTTGGGGAAGATTAGTAGCCAATCAACCTGAAGAAATTGCTTATTCAATCACAGATTCCAAAGTGCTGGATAAATATATGCCCTCATTATTTCCTCCTATCATAGCAGAGAGTATCTCTGATTTGGCAAAAAAACTAAAATTAGATGAGATAATATTAAAGCAGACCTTAAATGATTATAATCAAAAAGTAGTTGCAGGAAATTTTAATCACACTATACTTGATGATTGCAAGACTAAAGGATTAGAGATTGAAAAGACTCATTGGGCACAAAAAATTGATACCCCGCCTTTTTATTGTTATCCGTTGCGACCGGGCATTACTTTTACATATTTGGGAGTAGGGGTAACAAAACAAGCAGAGGTTATCAAACAAAATGGAGAAGTTTGTAAAAATTTGTTTGCTGCCGGTGAAATTATGGCAGGGAACATATTATCCAAAGGTTATGTGGCTGGATTTGGAATGTCTATAGGATCGGTATTTGGAAGGATAGCCGGGATTAGTGCTGCAAATTTTAATACAAAAAGAGGATGGTAA
- the tcuB gene encoding tricarballylate utilization 4Fe-4S protein TcuB: protein MEANIQNEQEIYELAKQSCTICNSCRYCEGFCAVFPAMESRRDFKYQDIDYLANLCHQCGECFYACQYAPPHEFNVNIPSQFGDIRAITYEKFAFGAKFGKFFNKNGFFASSVLMLCIFVLFLLVFYWNHWNLSRISYKGNFYEVLPYEVMVGVFSVVGILVLGSIAIGFMNFFSSLKEKEKINLICVFQGIFDALSLKYLGGYHHEGCTYSQNSRSNTRKYFHHFAFYGFLFCFVATCLGGFYDHFLHQSAPYAFLSAPKLFGTFGGIFLCIGTLGLFVLKLKMDKRLKSLKSMGMDYAFIFSLFIVSLSGLCLMLLRKNDGAMVFLVLFHLSAVLALFLIMPYGKFIHGFYRIAALIKYALETKKS from the coding sequence ATGGAAGCAAATATTCAAAATGAACAAGAAATCTATGAACTTGCAAAACAATCTTGCACTATATGTAATTCTTGCAGGTACTGTGAGGGTTTTTGTGCTGTATTTCCGGCTATGGAGTCAAGAAGAGATTTTAAATATCAGGATATTGATTATTTGGCTAATTTATGTCATCAGTGCGGGGAATGTTTTTATGCCTGTCAATACGCCCCACCGCATGAATTTAATGTTAATATTCCTTCGCAATTTGGAGATATTCGGGCTATTACTTACGAAAAATTTGCTTTTGGTGCAAAATTTGGAAAATTTTTTAACAAAAATGGTTTTTTTGCTTCCTCTGTACTTATGCTATGTATTTTTGTTTTGTTCTTGCTTGTTTTTTATTGGAATCATTGGAATTTATCTAGGATTTCTTATAAGGGAAATTTTTATGAGGTATTGCCCTATGAAGTAATGGTAGGAGTTTTTAGCGTAGTGGGAATTCTTGTATTGGGATCTATAGCGATAGGATTTATGAATTTCTTCTCATCCTTGAAAGAAAAAGAAAAAATTAATTTAATTTGTGTGTTTCAAGGAATTTTCGATGCTTTATCTTTAAAATATTTAGGGGGATACCATCATGAAGGCTGCACATATTCACAAAATTCTCGATCCAATACCAGAAAATATTTTCATCATTTTGCTTTTTATGGATTTTTGTTTTGTTTTGTGGCAACTTGTTTGGGCGGATTTTATGATCACTTTTTGCACCAAAGTGCTCCTTATGCATTTTTAAGTGCTCCAAAATTATTTGGGACTTTTGGAGGTATTTTTCTTTGTATAGGCACTCTTGGACTTTTTGTATTAAAACTAAAAATGGACAAGAGATTGAAATCATTAAAATCTATGGGAATGGATTATGCCTTTATTTTTAGTCTTTTTATCGTGTCTTTAAGTGGGCTTTGTTTGATGTTATTAAGGAAAAATGATGGGGCGATGGTTTTTTTGGTTTTATTTCATTTAAGTGCGGTGTTGGCATTATTTTTGATAATGCCCTATGGTAAATTTATACATGGATTTTATCGTATAGCTGCGTTGATTAAATATGCTCTGGAAACAAAAAAATCTTGA
- the rpsB gene encoding 30S ribosomal protein S2 — MVTMKDLLECGVHFGHQTRRWNPKMKRFIFGVRKNIHIIDLQKTLRYFRYTYNIVRDAASEGKTIMFVGTKKQANETLKEYAQKIQVPYVNYRWLGGMLTNFGTIKKSVRKLEIIEEMEASGQIDLLTKKEKLMILRKKEKLDKYLGGVRHMKKAPDMIFVIDVVKEKIAVAEARRLGIPVVAPLDTNCDPDVVDYPIPGNDDAIRSIQLFCKEMSEAIIEGREMAGQDGEVSINPEEGEVILDEEKTQLLQEVTAELEKEMAKGE, encoded by the coding sequence ATGGTAACCATGAAAGATTTATTGGAGTGTGGTGTACATTTTGGACATCAAACCAGAAGATGGAATCCAAAAATGAAGCGTTTTATTTTTGGAGTTAGAAAAAATATCCATATTATTGATTTGCAAAAGACTTTAAGGTATTTTCGTTATACCTATAATATTGTCAGAGACGCAGCATCAGAAGGTAAAACAATCATGTTTGTAGGGACAAAAAAACAAGCAAATGAAACACTCAAAGAATATGCTCAAAAAATTCAAGTTCCTTATGTAAATTATCGATGGCTTGGGGGAATGCTTACAAATTTTGGCACTATTAAAAAATCCGTAAGAAAACTTGAAATTATTGAAGAAATGGAAGCAAGTGGTCAGATTGATTTGCTTACCAAAAAAGAAAAATTAATGATTTTGAGAAAAAAAGAAAAGCTTGATAAATATTTAGGTGGTGTGAGGCATATGAAGAAAGCACCGGACATGATATTTGTCATTGATGTTGTGAAGGAAAAAATTGCAGTTGCTGAAGCCAGAAGATTGGGAATTCCTGTTGTAGCGCCCCTAGATACAAATTGTGATCCTGATGTAGTTGATTATCCTATACCCGGAAATGATGATGCAATTCGATCGATCCAACTTTTTTGTAAAGAAATGAGTGAAGCCATTATTGAAGGAAGAGAAATGGCAGGTCAAGATGGCGAAGTATCTATCAATCCGGAAGAAGGCGAAGTCATTTTAGATGAAGAAAAAACACAGCTACTTCAAGAAGTTACTGCAGAATTAGAAAAAGAAATGGCAAAAGGAGAATAA
- the tsf gene encoding translation elongation factor Ts — protein MTQISAQLVKQLREMTDAGMMDCKKALVETNGDIDKAVEYLREKGLSKAAKKADRIASEGVISIKVDANFHKAVMLEINSETDFVAKNDRFKELVEKTSSLLEDMPVVSLENLQKVSIEGMAYEEYLKTQIAKIGENIVVRRIIGITSPKNSIVNGYVHSNGRVGVLICISCNHQQNTQACIELARNICMHAAAMKPQVLDYKSFEMDFIQKEKIALIAELEKENQELKRLGKPLKHIPRYISKLEINHEILKNQENIFKEELRKQGKPEAIWDKILPGQIERFMADNTLIDQRLTLLGQFFVMDDKKTIAQVLEQKSKELNDDVKILDYVRFELGEGIEKKVENFAQEVATQMK, from the coding sequence ATGACACAAATCAGTGCACAGCTTGTAAAACAATTGCGTGAAATGACTGATGCAGGTATGATGGACTGCAAAAAGGCGTTAGTTGAAACAAATGGGGACATTGATAAGGCAGTTGAATACTTAAGAGAAAAAGGTTTGAGTAAAGCAGCAAAAAAAGCCGATAGAATTGCAAGCGAAGGAGTGATTTCTATAAAAGTTGATGCTAATTTCCATAAAGCTGTCATGCTTGAAATTAATAGTGAAACAGATTTTGTTGCTAAAAATGACAGATTCAAAGAACTTGTAGAAAAAACTTCAAGTCTTCTTGAAGATATGCCTGTAGTGAGTCTGGAAAATTTACAAAAAGTCTCCATAGAGGGTATGGCTTATGAGGAATATTTAAAAACTCAAATTGCTAAAATTGGTGAAAATATTGTTGTAAGGAGAATTATTGGTATTACTTCTCCTAAAAATAGTATTGTAAACGGTTATGTTCATTCTAATGGGCGAGTTGGAGTGCTTATTTGCATCTCTTGCAATCACCAACAAAACACTCAAGCCTGTATAGAACTTGCCAGAAATATCTGTATGCATGCAGCAGCGATGAAGCCTCAAGTTTTGGACTATAAATCTTTTGAAATGGATTTTATCCAAAAAGAAAAAATCGCTTTGATAGCAGAACTGGAAAAAGAAAATCAAGAACTCAAAAGACTTGGAAAGCCACTTAAACATATTCCCCGGTATATAAGCAAACTAGAAATCAATCATGAGATTTTGAAAAATCAGGAGAATATTTTTAAAGAAGAGTTGAGAAAACAAGGTAAGCCTGAAGCAATTTGGGATAAAATTCTTCCGGGACAAATTGAAAGATTTATGGCTGATAATACATTGATTGATCAAAGACTAACTCTTCTTGGGCAATTTTTTGTTATGGATGATAAAAAAACAATTGCCCAAGTTTTGGAACAAAAATCCAAAGAACTAAACGATGATGTTAAAATTCTTGATTATGTGAGGTTTGAGTTAGGCGAGGGGATTGAGAAAAAAGTTGAAAATTTTGCTCAGGAAGTCGCTACACAAATGAAATAA
- the hemW gene encoding radical SAM family heme chaperone HemW, which produces MILYIHIPFCNNKCGYCVFNSYENQDHLKQPYMQALQLDLIHSLTHNNQSNTEIDSIFFGGGTPNTIDSKSYKKIFESIHHYSNLSKKCEITIEANPDLITQQWCRDMLDLGINRISLGVQSFFEDKLLFLQRHHNYKDIFQSIDLIYKSGFKNISIDLIYDTPQDNQKRIHEEVKNASKLPINHISAYSLSIENGSKLSKIYDNNPQTYSFFEEISQALKIYGFNPYEVSNYSRGYKVQHNLAYWRSEEYIGCGAGAVGRIGKNRIYSHSNIKQYIQTPLEKKLEPLTEENLRVENIFLGLRCELGVKTDLLDEKKVEILIKENKCHLKKNRLIANNYFLADEIALWLM; this is translated from the coding sequence ATGATACTCTATATTCATATACCTTTTTGTAATAATAAATGCGGTTATTGCGTTTTTAACTCTTATGAAAATCAAGATCATCTCAAACAGCCTTATATGCAAGCCCTTCAATTAGATTTGATCCATTCTCTTACTCACAACAATCAAAGCAATACAGAAATTGATTCTATATTTTTTGGTGGAGGCACGCCTAATACCATAGATTCAAAATCCTACAAAAAAATTTTTGAATCCATACATCATTATTCTAACCTTTCTAAAAAATGTGAAATCACTATAGAGGCTAATCCGGACCTAATCACGCAACAATGGTGTAGGGATATGTTGGATTTAGGTATCAATCGAATCAGCTTGGGAGTCCAAAGTTTTTTTGAAGATAAACTTTTGTTTTTACAACGCCACCATAATTATAAAGATATTTTTCAATCTATAGATTTGATTTATAAAAGTGGATTTAAAAATATCAGCATTGATCTCATCTATGATACTCCTCAAGATAACCAAAAACGCATTCATGAAGAAGTAAAAAATGCTTCAAAACTACCGATTAATCATATATCTGCCTATAGTCTTAGTATCGAAAATGGTTCAAAACTTAGCAAAATATACGACAATAACCCTCAAACCTATTCATTTTTTGAAGAAATTTCACAAGCATTAAAAATTTATGGATTTAACCCTTATGAAGTCTCTAATTATTCAAGAGGTTATAAAGTCCAACACAACCTGGCTTATTGGCGTAGCGAAGAATATATTGGTTGTGGTGCAGGAGCAGTGGGACGCATAGGAAAAAATCGTATTTATTCTCATTCAAATATCAAACAATATATCCAAACTCCATTAGAAAAAAAACTAGAGCCATTAACAGAAGAAAATCTTAGGGTAGAAAATATTTTTCTAGGTTTGCGATGCGAATTAGGTGTCAAAACAGATTTGTTAGATGAGAAAAAAGTGGAAATTCTCATCAAAGAAAATAAATGCCATCTCAAAAAAAACAGACTCATAGCTAATAATTATTTTTTAGCTGATGAGATAGCATTATGGCTAATGTAA
- a CDS encoding c-type cytochrome: MKKSLLAISLLVLGVVGLQAADPATIIKTKCQACHGPNMEKQALGKSKVVNTLDSAKIKNDLMGYKAGKLNQYGLGATMWGQIKPLSDEEIDALAKYIPTLKK, from the coding sequence ATGAAAAAATCATTGCTGGCAATTAGTTTATTAGTTTTGGGTGTAGTGGGCTTGCAAGCAGCAGATCCTGCAACAATTATCAAGACAAAATGTCAAGCTTGCCATGGCCCCAACATGGAAAAGCAAGCTTTGGGTAAAAGCAAGGTTGTAAATACTCTTGATAGCGCAAAAATCAAAAATGATTTGATGGGCTATAAGGCAGGCAAATTGAATCAATATGGACTAGGCGCAACTATGTGGGGACAAATTAAACCTTTAAGTGATGAAGAAATTGATGCGCTTGCTAAATATATTCCAACTCTTAAAAAATAA
- a CDS encoding RNA pyrophosphohydrolase: protein MKNNKSYRPNVAAIVLSSNYPDKCEFFVAQRTDIKGAWQFPQGGIDKGETPLYALFRELKEEIGTDEIEVIAEHPVWIKYDFPAGVSKKLYPFDGQKQKYFLVRLKNNANINIQTDVPEFDEYEFVDYKELFEKVTHFKKQVYRQVIDYFKKEGYL, encoded by the coding sequence ATGAAAAATAACAAAAGCTACAGACCCAATGTAGCTGCGATAGTGTTATCATCAAACTATCCTGATAAATGTGAATTTTTTGTTGCACAACGAACAGATATTAAAGGTGCTTGGCAGTTTCCTCAAGGTGGAATCGACAAGGGAGAAACACCTTTGTACGCACTTTTTCGAGAACTCAAAGAAGAGATAGGAACAGACGAAATAGAAGTAATAGCCGAACACCCTGTTTGGATTAAATATGATTTTCCTGCCGGTGTTTCTAAAAAACTTTATCCTTTTGATGGACAAAAACAAAAATATTTTCTTGTGAGATTAAAAAATAATGCCAATATTAATATCCAAACTGATGTGCCGGAATTTGATGAATATGAATTTGTTGATTATAAAGAATTATTTGAAAAAGTTACACATTTTAAAAAACAAGTCTATAGACAAGTGATTGATTATTTTAAAAAAGAAGGATATTTATAA
- a CDS encoding aspartate kinase: protein MLVVQKYGGTSMGDCQRIQNVANRVMQTKRTGKSIVVVVSAMSGQTDTLIGWTKYFSKLPNEREVDMVLSSGERVTSALLAIALESMGQKAISLSGRGAGILTDNTHTKARIEHIDTKKITDLLLQDYIVVVSGFQGIGQNGEVTTLGRGGSDLSAVAIAGALKADLCEIYTDVDGVYTTDPRIEKKAKKIDRISYDEMLELASMGAKVLLNRSVELAKKWNVPLVTRSSFTQDQGTLITMEENIMEKPIVSGVALDKNQARVSIADVDDRPGIAAEIFGALADDNINVDMIVQTIGRDGRTDIDFTIPKTEEEQAKKVLEKFLNSVGSIDYDCEIAKVSIVGVGMKSHSGVASTAFKTLAKENINIMMISTSEIKVSMIIDLKYAELAVRTLHCAYELDK from the coding sequence ATGCTGGTAGTGCAAAAATATGGTGGGACAAGTATGGGAGATTGCCAAAGAATCCAAAATGTTGCCAACCGTGTAATGCAAACAAAGAGAACAGGTAAATCTATCGTGGTGGTTGTTTCTGCTATGAGCGGTCAAACAGATACACTTATAGGTTGGACAAAATATTTTTCTAAACTTCCTAATGAACGTGAAGTGGATATGGTTTTAAGTAGCGGAGAGCGGGTAACAAGTGCATTATTAGCAATAGCTTTGGAATCAATGGGACAAAAAGCAATTTCTTTGAGTGGCAGAGGAGCAGGGATCCTTACAGACAACACACATACTAAAGCAAGGATTGAACATATTGATACAAAAAAGATTACAGATTTATTGCTTCAAGACTATATCGTTGTGGTTTCCGGATTTCAAGGTATTGGACAAAATGGAGAAGTTACAACTTTGGGTAGAGGAGGGAGTGATTTATCTGCAGTTGCAATTGCAGGGGCATTGAAGGCTGATTTATGTGAGATATATACAGATGTTGATGGTGTATACACTACCGATCCGAGAATTGAGAAAAAAGCCAAAAAAATTGATAGAATTAGTTATGATGAAATGCTTGAACTTGCTTCAATGGGAGCTAAAGTTTTGCTAAATCGATCTGTAGAATTGGCAAAAAAATGGAATGTTCCTCTTGTAACTCGAAGTTCATTTACTCAAGATCAAGGTACTTTAATCACAATGGAGGAAAATATTATGGAAAAACCAATAGTAAGTGGGGTTGCGCTTGATAAGAATCAAGCAAGAGTAAGCATAGCTGATGTAGATGATAGGCCGGGTATTGCAGCAGAGATTTTTGGTGCTCTTGCAGATGATAATATCAATGTAGATATGATTGTGCAAACAATTGGGAGAGATGGCAGAACTGATATTGATTTTACAATCCCCAAAACAGAAGAAGAACAAGCCAAAAAAGTCCTTGAAAAATTTTTGAATAGCGTAGGATCTATAGATTATGATTGTGAAATTGCTAAAGTTTCTATTGTGGGTGTGGGTATGAAGTCTCACTCAGGTGTTGCCAGCACGGCTTTTAAAACTTTGGCAAAAGAAAATATCAATATTATGATGATTAGCACAAGTGAAATTAAGGTTTCAATGATTATTGACTTGAAATATGCTGAACTTGCTGTAAGAACACTTCATTGTGCCTATGAGCTAGACAAATGA
- a CDS encoding HobA family DNA replication regulator has protein sequence MNSNVEIAEWMLKTIREESERVALMSGWLEMNRFQWVSLVSRTITHITNGGTILVCTDEDRQWFGKYITSSINRFGTQRPILPIFDFMGVLSKVSLLKETSLINDALSISYKDYAFWYIGKTNTPLANLAFSKENGFLWILDESIQDGLTIESLDGMLDYKLIQLFRIFEEALFGSLFGRISLE, from the coding sequence ATGAATAGCAATGTTGAAATAGCAGAATGGATGTTAAAAACAATCCGTGAAGAAAGTGAAAGAGTTGCTTTAATGAGTGGGTGGCTGGAGATGAACCGATTTCAATGGGTTTCTTTGGTGTCTCGCACAATTACTCATATCACCAATGGAGGGACAATTTTAGTTTGCACTGATGAAGATAGACAATGGTTTGGAAAATATATCACTTCCTCAATTAATCGTTTTGGCACTCAAAGACCCATACTGCCAATATTTGATTTTATGGGGGTATTGTCCAAAGTTTCATTGTTAAAAGAAACTTCCTTGATCAACGATGCTTTAAGTATTTCTTATAAAGATTATGCTTTTTGGTATATAGGCAAAACTAATACGCCATTAGCAAATTTGGCATTCAGCAAAGAAAATGGTTTTTTATGGATACTTGATGAATCTATACAAGATGGACTAACGATTGAATCTCTTGATGGGATGCTTGATTATAAGCTTATTCAATTATTCAGGATTTTTGAAGAGGCTCTATTTGGATCGTTATTTGGAAGAATAAGTTTAGAATAA